In Runella sp. SP2, the genomic window TCCCGATTATACGAAACTTAACAGCGGAGTGATGTTTCATTCGCAAGACCCCCGCACCATGCCCAAAGAACAAGATTGGCCGATTTCGGTAGAAATGCAGTTTTTGGCTGGGCTGGGAGACGGCAAGCCACGCCCCACGGGCAATATGTGCTCACCAGGTACGGATGTAATTTTTCAGGGTGTCAAAGACCCGCGTCACTGCATCAATTCAACCTCTAAGACGTATCCAAAGGGTGAGTGGGTGAAGGCTGATTTGGTAGTTTTGGGCGATTCGTTGGTGCAGCATTTTATCAACGGTGAAAAAGTGTTGGAATACGCAAAACCCCAAATTGGAGGAGGCGTGGCCAACCGTTTTGACCCTGCCCAAAAAATTGACGGAAAACCCCTCAAAGAAGGCTTTATCGCCCTCCAAAGCGAAGGACAAGAAATCGATTTTCGTAACATCAAACTCCTTAACTTGGAAGGTTGCAAAGACCCCAAATCAAAGGCTTACCGCAGCTATTTTGTCAAGAATAACCCTGCTTTGTGCCGTTAACTCCCTTTTCGTATGAAGCGCATTTGGATTTTCTTTGGTTTAATGAGTTTTTCTTGGGCGGTATCGGCGCAACAGTCGCCCAGCCCTGGATTGTTGTATAGGTATATTTCAGTCACTCAAGGAGGCAGCAATCCCGACGCCAATCGCGTAGAATTACGTTCTGATGTAGATACCAGCTGGACCCGTTGGAAAGAGCGCGGGTATAGCTTTGGTTTCAACCCCGCGCTGACCCCCATGTACACGACTGTGAACGGGATTCTTTCAACCCCCTACATGATTCAAGTACGTGGAAATGCCGAAGAGCGAAACAAAAAACGCTGGGGATACCATGTATTTGAGGGCTATGCCAAAGACGATAAGTCGCGGATAACGATGTTGGTCAATAAGCACATTGAGGAAGAACGACCTGTGGCAGAGTTGTATTACTACGGAACGGCCTACAATCATTCCGAACAAGCGTACAATTGGTTTAAAATTGGCTCGGATGTTCGGCAACATTCATTCCTTTTTGGCCGTGACAAAGCTATTTTTTACGGTTCACTTCGCTTAACCAACGCATTCACACTAGGCAATATCGGCAAGGAAGATTTACTGGCTGAGAAGCCACAAGGCGACGACGAAAATGTATATCAATCGGATGCTAAATACGTAAATTTCAAAGAGTTGAAAGGAAGCGGCGACGGAACAATGTTTTATGACAAAGACAACAAAATCGTAGTTATAAAAATTGATGGCCAATGGATGAAACTCAAAGTTGAGCCATTGCCTGCGGGGGTTGAATACAAGTTTTAAGTAGTTGAGCATAAATTTTAGTGTATTAGCAATAATTAAAAAAATCACCCCTGTTACTACAAATGTTGCGGCTCTACCGAGGCTACCTTGAATTATTCTAAAATTTTTGATCGAATACTTATATGAAATTGGTTGTTTCTTTCTGTTTGTGTTTCCCGCTCGTGTTTACAGGATGGGCTCAGCGCTTTCAACGCTATCAACACGAAACCTTTCCCCAAATCGACTCCGTCATCAATGTACCTTTTGGCGAAGCGCGAAACATCAAAGGCGAAAACGAGAAACTCTTGCTGGACGTGTACAGCCCCCACGGCGATACGCTCCGTAAGCGTCCGTTGGTGGTGTTTGTACACGGAGGAGGATTTACGGGAGGCGATAAAAAAGTAGGGTATCCGCTGTTATTCAGCTATGGGTTGGCCAAAAGGGGGTACGTCTGTGGTTCCATCAACTATCGGTTGGGCGTGGAAGAACCTAAAAACGACAAAAGCTATTTTGAAGCCATGTACCGCGCGGTGCAGGACACCAAAGCTGCCATTCGCTTTTTTAGAAAAAATGCCGAACAGTACGGAATTGACACCTCCCAAATTTACCTCATGGGAGGTTCGGCGGGAGCCATGACTGCCCTGCACGCCGCGTATTTGGATGCCAACGAAGTACCCGCCTACGTCAACACCAAACGCTGGGGAAAGTTGGAAGGCAACAGCGGGAATGCAGGGTATTCGTCGAAAGTGAAAGCCATTATAAATTGTTGGGGAGCAATGGTCGATTATCGTTGGATTCAAAAAGGCGACATCCCCAATTTCAACGTTCACGGCGTGGCCGACAAACTCGTACCGAGCGATTCTTCTTTGACGTACAATGGCTTCAAATACGGCAGCCAAGTCGTTTTTGAACATTCGTTGGCCTTGGGCATCGCCACGGGAATACGTTTGTACGAAAACACGGGTCATACCCTCGACAACGATAAGTCCAAACAAACCCAAGCCCTCGAAGAGGCGGGGTATTGGTTAGCGGCGCAGCTCAAAGGAAAGTTGAACGTCACGCGTTTTGAGAAAGAAATCTTTGCGTTTAAGGAGGCCGATAAAACCGAAACCTACACCAACAACGCGATTTTGGTGACGGGAAGCTCGTTTGTGCGTTTGTGGAAAAACATCAACCAAGACCTTGCCCCGCACGAAATCATTCACCGTGGTTTTGGCGGCTCCACGGTGGCCGAAATGGCGTATTACATTCCTCAGATTTTGGGGAAACATCAACCCAAAGCCATTGTGATTTATACAGGTAGCAACGACATTGCCGATTCGCCGCTTGATAAAACGCCTTTACAAATCCTCGAAACCTACAAAGTGGTTGTGAAAAACATACGGGCAAAGTTACCCAACGCGGCCATTTACTGGATTGCAATTTCTCCCAACGAACGCCGCTGGGGAGTGCAAGATAAAATACTGGAAGCCAATGCGTTGTTGAAAAACTACTGCGAATCAACGCCCAAGCTGTACTACATCGAAACCATGCCGCAGTTGTTGGGAAAAGATGGCAAATACCAGCCCGAACTGTACATTGGCGACAAGCTGCATTTCAACGAAAAAGGCTACGAAATTTGGACAAAAGTAATCGGGGGCGTACTAAATCGTGATTTTGGTAAGAAATAAGCGTTTTGTCATTAAATTCGCAAAATGACTAAACCCGCTTCTTCACCCACGCTTTCCCGTCAGTTGGGGCTGCTGAGCCTCACCGCGACGGGGATTTGCTCCATGATTGGAGCTTCCATTTACATTGTGCCCATTATGATTCAGCGCAACGTGCCTGGCATTGGCCCGTACGTATTGCCTGCGTTTTTGTTGGCGGCCGTTCCTGCGTTGTTGGCGGCTTTTGCCTACGCCAGTTTATCGTCGGCCATGCCCCAAGCGGGCGGGAGCTACGTTTTTGCCAGCCGAGGCTTGCATCCGTACTTGGGCTTTGTGGCGAGTTTTTCGCAGTGGTTTGGCCTCACGATTGTCATTGGCGTCATTTGCTACGTCATTGTGCCGTTTTTTAGGGACATTGCCAATGCACTCGGCTGGGACACGACTGCGCAGTTGCTTGAAACGGGCTGGGTAAGGCTCACGTTGGCATTGGCGTTGCTGTGGACGTTTGTGGGAATAAATATGCGCGGATTGGCGTTTTACGAACGCACCCTCATTCCGCTCATGGTGTTGATGTTTGTGCTGGGAGCCATTGTCATTGTAGCGGGTTTTTACTTCAATCATGCTGATTTTGTCGCGGCTTTGGCTATAAAAGAAAACCGTGCGATTTCTATTTCGAGCGTGGCTACGTTTGACTGGAGCACGTTTTTGTCGGCAGGTGCGGTGTTGTTTGCCAGTTTTATTGGGTTTGATTCCATTGCGCAGGCAGGGGGAGAGGCCAAAAACCCTGAGCAAATGCTGCCCCGTGCCATCGCCTTGGCGGTACTCATCGTAGGCTGTTTTTACTTCGTATTTACGGCGGCTGTTTACCACGCTATTCCATGGCAGTACATTGCCGAAGAAGCCAGCAAAAAAGACATTTCGGCCCCTGGACTCTTTAGTATTTTATTGACCCCGCAGTGGGGTGTTGCCATTTTGGTAGGAGCGACCATTGCCTTGGTCAACGACCTTCCTGCCATGTTGTTATCGGTGTCACGCTTGCTTTTTGCGTGGGCCGAAGATGGCATTTTCCCCAAAACCCTTGCCGACATCGACCCCCACACGCACACGCCCAAACGTGCCTTGCTGTTGAGCGGAGGCATGGCGACGATTGGGATATTGGGAAGCCATTTTGCCAGCGATTTTTTCTTGGGAGTTGACATCATGGTGACCAGTATGTTGGTCAATTTTTTACTGATGTGCATTACCTTATTGACCCTCCCCAAACGCAACCCTGCCATTGCGCAGCGCATCAAAGTATTGGCGTCGCCTTGGCTTCGTCGTACGTTGGCGTGGGCAGGTATTGGGTGTTTGGTGGCATTTTTGGGAATACACGTGT contains:
- a CDS encoding GDSL-type esterase/lipase family protein; protein product: MKLVVSFCLCFPLVFTGWAQRFQRYQHETFPQIDSVINVPFGEARNIKGENEKLLLDVYSPHGDTLRKRPLVVFVHGGGFTGGDKKVGYPLLFSYGLAKRGYVCGSINYRLGVEEPKNDKSYFEAMYRAVQDTKAAIRFFRKNAEQYGIDTSQIYLMGGSAGAMTALHAAYLDANEVPAYVNTKRWGKLEGNSGNAGYSSKVKAIINCWGAMVDYRWIQKGDIPNFNVHGVADKLVPSDSSLTYNGFKYGSQVVFEHSLALGIATGIRLYENTGHTLDNDKSKQTQALEEAGYWLAAQLKGKLNVTRFEKEIFAFKEADKTETYTNNAILVTGSSFVRLWKNINQDLAPHEIIHRGFGGSTVAEMAYYIPQILGKHQPKAIVIYTGSNDIADSPLDKTPLQILETYKVVVKNIRAKLPNAAIYWIAISPNERRWGVQDKILEANALLKNYCESTPKLYYIETMPQLLGKDGKYQPELYIGDKLHFNEKGYEIWTKVIGGVLNRDFGKK
- a CDS encoding APC family permease gives rise to the protein MTKPASSPTLSRQLGLLSLTATGICSMIGASIYIVPIMIQRNVPGIGPYVLPAFLLAAVPALLAAFAYASLSSAMPQAGGSYVFASRGLHPYLGFVASFSQWFGLTIVIGVICYVIVPFFRDIANALGWDTTAQLLETGWVRLTLALALLWTFVGINMRGLAFYERTLIPLMVLMFVLGAIVIVAGFYFNHADFVAALAIKENRAISISSVATFDWSTFLSAGAVLFASFIGFDSIAQAGGEAKNPEQMLPRAIALAVLIVGCFYFVFTAAVYHAIPWQYIAEEASKKDISAPGLFSILLTPQWGVAILVGATIALVNDLPAMLLSVSRLLFAWAEDGIFPKTLADIDPHTHTPKRALLLSGGMATIGILGSHFASDFFLGVDIMVTSMLVNFLLMCITLLTLPKRNPAIAQRIKVLASPWLRRTLAWAGIGCLVAFLGIHVWKDLQASVGAWYFHSTYVWLLVMGAASLIYVRRKPLSDND
- a CDS encoding DUF1080 domain-containing protein — translated: MKSLFSSARLVAYLLLVPVVSQFSFTTPTAKEKENWINLFNGKDIKNWTVKIHHHETGDNFGETFRVEDGIIKVRYDKYDKFNERYGHLYFNTPYSYYHLSMEYRFTGIWREDAPDYTKLNSGVMFHSQDPRTMPKEQDWPISVEMQFLAGLGDGKPRPTGNMCSPGTDVIFQGVKDPRHCINSTSKTYPKGEWVKADLVVLGDSLVQHFINGEKVLEYAKPQIGGGVANRFDPAQKIDGKPLKEGFIALQSEGQEIDFRNIKLLNLEGCKDPKSKAYRSYFVKNNPALCR